The Eriocheir sinensis breed Jianghai 21 unplaced genomic scaffold, ASM2467909v1 Scaffold1317, whole genome shotgun sequence genome contains a region encoding:
- the LOC126989825 gene encoding START domain-containing protein 10-like isoform X2 — translation MNIGEVRVADDRDFERLKKLCDCPDGWSMAYENPPTRVYTRPTKNSTFHMIKVCTVYEDIDAYVLYDVLHDPHYRQIWDKHMIHSVDVGYLNPNNDVSYYAISCPAPLKNRDFVLQRSWLDTGRELYVLNHSVFHHKYPPQKGFVRGLSHLTGYLIRPLPSGGCSFSYVSHCDPRGKLPPWLVNKLTHVLAPKMVKTLHKASIQYLPWKSHNNPNYKPWIYPEQISLPRIAFNQCTKSPADDVDDLVDESQIDEKSLTNHF, via the exons ATGAACATAGGAGAG GTGAGAGTAGCGGATGATCGGGACTTTGAGCGGCTGAAGAAGCTTTGCGACTGTCCCGATGGATGGTCAATGGCCTACGAGAACCCTCCCACCCGCGTGTACACTCGACCCACCAAGAACTCCACCTTCCACATGATCAAG GTCTGCACGGTGTATGAGGACATTGACGCCTATGTGCTGTACGATGTCCTGCACGACCCCCACTACCGCCAGATCTGGGACAAGCACATGATTCACTCGGTCGATGTTGGCTACCTCAACCCCAACAACGACGTCTCATACTATGCAA tcTCCTGTCCGGCACCCCTTAAGAACCGAGACTTCGTGCTGCAGCGGTCATGGCTGGACACCGGGCGGGAGCTGTACGTGTTGAACCACTCTGTGTTCCACCACAAGTACCCGCCACAGAAGGGCTTCGTGCGGGGCCTGTCACACCTCACAG GCTACCTGATCCGCCCCCTGCCCTCTGGCGGCTGCTCCTTCAGCTACGTCTCTCACTGCGACCCCAGAGGGAAGTTGCCACCTTGGCTAGTCAACAAACTAACCCATGTCCTTGCTCCCAAG ATGGTGAAGACCCTACATAAGGCCAGCATACAGTACCTCCCGTGGAAGTCTCACAACAACCCAAACTACAAGCCGTGGATTTATCCCGAGCAGATCAGCCTTCCAAGGATAGCATTCAATCAG TGCACGAAGAGCCCAGCTGATGATGTGGATGATCTCGTGGATGAGTCTCAAATCGATGAAAAGAGCTTGACCAACCACTTTTAG
- the LOC126989825 gene encoding START domain-containing protein 10-like isoform X1, translated as MKNERQEEERRLEVRVADDRDFERLKKLCDCPDGWSMAYENPPTRVYTRPTKNSTFHMIKVCTVYEDIDAYVLYDVLHDPHYRQIWDKHMIHSVDVGYLNPNNDVSYYAISCPAPLKNRDFVLQRSWLDTGRELYVLNHSVFHHKYPPQKGFVRGLSHLTGYLIRPLPSGGCSFSYVSHCDPRGKLPPWLVNKLTHVLAPKMVKTLHKASIQYLPWKSHNNPNYKPWIYPEQISLPRIAFNQCTKSPADDVDDLVDESQIDEKSLTNHF; from the exons ATGAAGAATGAACGCCAGGAAGAAGAGCGTAGATTGGAG GTGAGAGTAGCGGATGATCGGGACTTTGAGCGGCTGAAGAAGCTTTGCGACTGTCCCGATGGATGGTCAATGGCCTACGAGAACCCTCCCACCCGCGTGTACACTCGACCCACCAAGAACTCCACCTTCCACATGATCAAG GTCTGCACGGTGTATGAGGACATTGACGCCTATGTGCTGTACGATGTCCTGCACGACCCCCACTACCGCCAGATCTGGGACAAGCACATGATTCACTCGGTCGATGTTGGCTACCTCAACCCCAACAACGACGTCTCATACTATGCAA tcTCCTGTCCGGCACCCCTTAAGAACCGAGACTTCGTGCTGCAGCGGTCATGGCTGGACACCGGGCGGGAGCTGTACGTGTTGAACCACTCTGTGTTCCACCACAAGTACCCGCCACAGAAGGGCTTCGTGCGGGGCCTGTCACACCTCACAG GCTACCTGATCCGCCCCCTGCCCTCTGGCGGCTGCTCCTTCAGCTACGTCTCTCACTGCGACCCCAGAGGGAAGTTGCCACCTTGGCTAGTCAACAAACTAACCCATGTCCTTGCTCCCAAG ATGGTGAAGACCCTACATAAGGCCAGCATACAGTACCTCCCGTGGAAGTCTCACAACAACCCAAACTACAAGCCGTGGATTTATCCCGAGCAGATCAGCCTTCCAAGGATAGCATTCAATCAG TGCACGAAGAGCCCAGCTGATGATGTGGATGATCTCGTGGATGAGTCTCAAATCGATGAAAAGAGCTTGACCAACCACTTTTAG